Proteins encoded in a region of the Neoarius graeffei isolate fNeoGra1 chromosome 3, fNeoGra1.pri, whole genome shotgun sequence genome:
- the xrcc3 gene encoding DNA repair protein XRCC3 isoform X3, with product MDWEKLELSPKIINALKKASVNSEKKILSLPAPDLQKLLQLSLSEVQLVHTAVAALYRPVPPVTALQLTLGEFPSLEPGHRLSFACPVLDGLLHGGLPLHGITELAGESAAGKTQFGLQLSLSVQYPREHGGLGAGAVYICTEDPFPIKRLRQLITQQSRLRPDVPSALIRAIRFSDNVYIEHTADLEALQTCVTQRVRTLLERGLVRLVVVDSVAALFRSEFQADEAIERARHLLAFSATLHRLSHTFSAPVFCINQVSDVVDGPNPGRCDYGLVESKVLPALGIIWANQVMVRLMLWRQERSLRSGEQTSAARKLEVVFAPHLARSSCLCGVWEEGVRGIAQEGVVK from the exons ATGGATTGGGAGAAACTTGAACTGAGTCCAAAGATTATtaatgctttaaaaaaag CCAGTGTGAACTCAGAGAAGAAGATTCTGAGTCTCCCAGCTCCTGATCTGCAGAAACTCCTTCAGCTATCTCTCTCTGAGGTGCAGCTGGTCCACACTGCAGTAGCTGCTCTTTACCGCCCAGTCCCACCTGTTACAG CTTTGCAGCTAACGCTTGGAGAATTTCCTTCTTTGGAGCCTGGACATAGGCTTTCGTTTGCTTGTCCTGTTTTGGATGGTCTCTTGCATGGTGGCCTTCCACTGCATGGGATAACGGAGTTAGCAGGCGAGAGTGCTGCTGGAAAGACCCAATTTGGCCTGCAGCTTTCTTTATCTGTCCAGTATCCACGTGAGCATGGGGGACTCGGGGCAG GAGCTGTATATATCTGCACTGAAGACCCTTTTCCCATCAAACGGTTGAGGCAGTTAATTACCCAGCAGTCTCGGCTTCGCCCAGATGTTCCATCAGCTCTGATCCGCGCCATCCGCTTCAGTGACAACGTCTACATCGAACACACTGCAGACTTG GAGGCCCTGCAGACTTGCGTGACACAGCGAGTGCGCACACTGCTAGAGCGAGGTCTAGTGCGCCTCGTTGTGGTGGACTCAGTGGCTGCTCTGTTTCGTAGTGAGTTCCAGGCTGATGAGGCCATAGAGAGAGCACGCCACCTACTGGCCTTCTCCGCCACACTACATCGACTTAGCCATACATTCAGTGCACCTGTTTTCTGCATTAAccag GTGTCGGATGTTGTGGATGGCCCAAACCCAGGCCGCTGTGATTACGG GCTGGTAGAAAGTAAGGTGCTCCCTGCTCTGGGTATTATTTGGGCCAATCAGGTGATGGTGCGTCTCATGCTGTGGAGACAGGAACGCTCTTTAAGATCAGGGGAGCAGACCAGTGCTGCCCGCAAATTAGAGGTGGTTTTTGCTCCTCATCTGGCTCGATCGAGCTGCCTGTGTGGAGTCTGGGAAGAAGGAGTTAGAGGAATCGCACAAGAAGGGGTCGTCAAATAG
- the xrcc3 gene encoding DNA repair protein XRCC3 isoform X1 yields the protein MDWEKLELSPKIINALKKASVNSEKKILSLPAPDLQKLLQLSLSEVQLVHTAVAALYRPVPPVTAALRVMLAARQITFSSLPSRLDFLKKALQLTLGEFPSLEPGHRLSFACPVLDGLLHGGLPLHGITELAGESAAGKTQFGLQLSLSVQYPREHGGLGAGAVYICTEDPFPIKRLRQLITQQSRLRPDVPSALIRAIRFSDNVYIEHTADLEALQTCVTQRVRTLLERGLVRLVVVDSVAALFRSEFQADEAIERARHLLAFSATLHRLSHTFSAPVFCINQVSDVVDGPNPGRCDYGLVESKVLPALGIIWANQVMVRLMLWRQERSLRSGEQTSAARKLEVVFAPHLARSSCLCGVWEEGVRGIAQEGVVK from the exons ATGGATTGGGAGAAACTTGAACTGAGTCCAAAGATTATtaatgctttaaaaaaag CCAGTGTGAACTCAGAGAAGAAGATTCTGAGTCTCCCAGCTCCTGATCTGCAGAAACTCCTTCAGCTATCTCTCTCTGAGGTGCAGCTGGTCCACACTGCAGTAGCTGCTCTTTACCGCCCAGTCCCACCTGTTACAG cagctctgagagtaatgctggctgcaaggcaaatcacattTTCATCCTTACCATCAAGATTGGATTTCCTAAAGAAAG CTTTGCAGCTAACGCTTGGAGAATTTCCTTCTTTGGAGCCTGGACATAGGCTTTCGTTTGCTTGTCCTGTTTTGGATGGTCTCTTGCATGGTGGCCTTCCACTGCATGGGATAACGGAGTTAGCAGGCGAGAGTGCTGCTGGAAAGACCCAATTTGGCCTGCAGCTTTCTTTATCTGTCCAGTATCCACGTGAGCATGGGGGACTCGGGGCAG GAGCTGTATATATCTGCACTGAAGACCCTTTTCCCATCAAACGGTTGAGGCAGTTAATTACCCAGCAGTCTCGGCTTCGCCCAGATGTTCCATCAGCTCTGATCCGCGCCATCCGCTTCAGTGACAACGTCTACATCGAACACACTGCAGACTTG GAGGCCCTGCAGACTTGCGTGACACAGCGAGTGCGCACACTGCTAGAGCGAGGTCTAGTGCGCCTCGTTGTGGTGGACTCAGTGGCTGCTCTGTTTCGTAGTGAGTTCCAGGCTGATGAGGCCATAGAGAGAGCACGCCACCTACTGGCCTTCTCCGCCACACTACATCGACTTAGCCATACATTCAGTGCACCTGTTTTCTGCATTAAccag GTGTCGGATGTTGTGGATGGCCCAAACCCAGGCCGCTGTGATTACGG GCTGGTAGAAAGTAAGGTGCTCCCTGCTCTGGGTATTATTTGGGCCAATCAGGTGATGGTGCGTCTCATGCTGTGGAGACAGGAACGCTCTTTAAGATCAGGGGAGCAGACCAGTGCTGCCCGCAAATTAGAGGTGGTTTTTGCTCCTCATCTGGCTCGATCGAGCTGCCTGTGTGGAGTCTGGGAAGAAGGAGTTAGAGGAATCGCACAAGAAGGGGTCGTCAAATAG
- the xrcc3 gene encoding DNA repair protein XRCC3 isoform X2, with product MDWEKLELSPKIINALKKASVNSEKKILSLPAPDLQKLLQLSLSEVQLVHTAVAALYRPVPPVTALRVMLAARQITFSSLPSRLDFLKKALQLTLGEFPSLEPGHRLSFACPVLDGLLHGGLPLHGITELAGESAAGKTQFGLQLSLSVQYPREHGGLGAGAVYICTEDPFPIKRLRQLITQQSRLRPDVPSALIRAIRFSDNVYIEHTADLEALQTCVTQRVRTLLERGLVRLVVVDSVAALFRSEFQADEAIERARHLLAFSATLHRLSHTFSAPVFCINQVSDVVDGPNPGRCDYGLVESKVLPALGIIWANQVMVRLMLWRQERSLRSGEQTSAARKLEVVFAPHLARSSCLCGVWEEGVRGIAQEGVVK from the exons ATGGATTGGGAGAAACTTGAACTGAGTCCAAAGATTATtaatgctttaaaaaaag CCAGTGTGAACTCAGAGAAGAAGATTCTGAGTCTCCCAGCTCCTGATCTGCAGAAACTCCTTCAGCTATCTCTCTCTGAGGTGCAGCTGGTCCACACTGCAGTAGCTGCTCTTTACCGCCCAGTCCCACCTGTTACAG ctctgagagtaatgctggctgcaaggcaaatcacattTTCATCCTTACCATCAAGATTGGATTTCCTAAAGAAAG CTTTGCAGCTAACGCTTGGAGAATTTCCTTCTTTGGAGCCTGGACATAGGCTTTCGTTTGCTTGTCCTGTTTTGGATGGTCTCTTGCATGGTGGCCTTCCACTGCATGGGATAACGGAGTTAGCAGGCGAGAGTGCTGCTGGAAAGACCCAATTTGGCCTGCAGCTTTCTTTATCTGTCCAGTATCCACGTGAGCATGGGGGACTCGGGGCAG GAGCTGTATATATCTGCACTGAAGACCCTTTTCCCATCAAACGGTTGAGGCAGTTAATTACCCAGCAGTCTCGGCTTCGCCCAGATGTTCCATCAGCTCTGATCCGCGCCATCCGCTTCAGTGACAACGTCTACATCGAACACACTGCAGACTTG GAGGCCCTGCAGACTTGCGTGACACAGCGAGTGCGCACACTGCTAGAGCGAGGTCTAGTGCGCCTCGTTGTGGTGGACTCAGTGGCTGCTCTGTTTCGTAGTGAGTTCCAGGCTGATGAGGCCATAGAGAGAGCACGCCACCTACTGGCCTTCTCCGCCACACTACATCGACTTAGCCATACATTCAGTGCACCTGTTTTCTGCATTAAccag GTGTCGGATGTTGTGGATGGCCCAAACCCAGGCCGCTGTGATTACGG GCTGGTAGAAAGTAAGGTGCTCCCTGCTCTGGGTATTATTTGGGCCAATCAGGTGATGGTGCGTCTCATGCTGTGGAGACAGGAACGCTCTTTAAGATCAGGGGAGCAGACCAGTGCTGCCCGCAAATTAGAGGTGGTTTTTGCTCCTCATCTGGCTCGATCGAGCTGCCTGTGTGGAGTCTGGGAAGAAGGAGTTAGAGGAATCGCACAAGAAGGGGTCGTCAAATAG